From the genome of Magnolia sinica isolate HGM2019 chromosome 12, MsV1, whole genome shotgun sequence:
TTCAAACTTATCTGAGTCATGAtgcaacttgaattgaactaggGTCTAGCCTAAGGTATTTTCACCTTAGCGTTAATTAGGAGTGACTATGACATGGTTGTACATGTGACACATATGCCTGTATCACATAGGAGCTGTTATGATGATTAAGActtattgtacatgtggcaataAATTTATATTGTTGGATTATTGTTTCTATATATAAGGGTATAGAAATAATTGCCATAAGACCGGATAATGTCCTTTTATCGAAGATTATTATTCACTATGAATGGATATAAATGTCTTTAAGAGACATGAGTATCTCTTCGGGAAAGACTCGTGACTCTTCAATTGCTATGTATCCTGGATACCATAATCTAAAAGAAATATTATCTCTATTTCCTAGATAATGCTATCCAATATTCAGTACTCCCAGATCTGACCTCTTGCTATATTTTTCCTATAGACATTTTAAAGGCATATAGGAgttaaaactagagatctgtttaaCACTTAAATGTATAAATTTTTGAGTTGAAATTTAAATTGAGAGTTTATTGTATCTTAAAGATAATTTATGGTTTTTCTTCGTTAGCGCTTGATGAAATTATCAAAAAATGACAACAAATTTGCCTTAAGAAATTGACTATTTAAGTCGAATCATAATCCCGCTAGATTTAATTGTTTTGTTATCATTTTTTTCTATCTTTCGTTGTGTATTATATTACCTATTTCCTACAAGAAAACTCTTTTGTAGGTTCAGTATGTGCCACGTATAGAAATTATATGTATGATACCATCAAACATAATAACTCTGACATCTCTAATAATAACTCTCACCCATGTAAATTGTGCCACCATCACATATTTGAAATCTATGTACAATCTCTATGTGGAGTCATATGGAATAAAACAATTGAATCTAAAATCCATTGATGGCTTAAATTCGCTCGTGGAATCATTGCCGACAACACTTTTTTATCCTTGGATGAATTACCTTTCTTGACTATATTTACTTAGGAACCCTTTAAATCTGATGCTTGTTAATGTGAATtaggtttaaaaattttctaatttgttttatgGAGTTTACGATTTTTACACGAGTCATTCTTTCCATAATTCCAACACTTACTTAATTTGTGCCTTTTCAACTTGGATCTCATTTATTCTCTCCCACCTCAACAAATCTTTCTCTGACCATCATAACAGTATCACCAGTAGATTCTCCATGAATTTTCCTATGAGAGTCTTTAGTAAGCAAGGTGGACATAGCTAACTCCATAGTGAGATCTGGACAATTGTAAAGATTCATAATCAAACCATCATATGAATCTGGCATCGAATAGAGTAGAAGTGCAACCTTTTCTTCATCGTCAATTTTCACATCGACCGCTATTAATATGCCAATTAGGGTGTTAAACCCATTATCGTGTTCTTGCAAAGAGGACCCTTCCCTTATCTTTAAGTTGTACAATTTTCGTTAGAGATATCGATTTCCCTTCGTGTAGGTTCCCCCTTCGTATAGGTTCCACAATTTATTCCAAAAACCTTTTATAATAGTTTGATCGGACACATTGAACAAGATCAAATTATCTAGACCAAGAAAAAAGTCCATCATGGCTGATTGATTTTCTCCTTAATTAAATAACCCATCCTTCATCTCTACAAGTCTTCAGTTTTCACAATGTGTAATTGGATTCATCAAACTTCAACACCTCAAGTCTAGTAGAACTTGATCCAATCATCTAAAACACATTTATAAAACAAATGCTAACACCGATCTTATGTTAAAAAGTTTCTCAACCTTTAGCTTGATACCAATTATTGTGAAAAAATGCCCGCACATAATCAATGTAAGTGAGACCAAAACACAAAGCAAAATGACCATACAAAAGCTAAAATGACTAAACTAAACAAAGAGACCAAATGTATACTGATTTACGTGGTCACACAATCTACCTACTCTTCCGAGTAGTAACATAGGGCTTTCTTGGTCGAtagaaataagagaaataaaacatAATGCTTCACTTTCTCCCATCCATACCATCAACAATGAAATACTAAAATATCTCTCTCTAAGGGGTACACTTAATATGAATCACTATAAGTAAGCCGGTGATAACAGAACATAAATAAATAGGACAACCTTATGTGCTACACACGTGGAAGAGGTAGAGAGACACGTGGAAGAGGCAGAGAGAGATGATCTCTTACAGTTGTCAGAAACCGGAGGGGAAGTTTCCCAGCAATCCATTTTACAATGATGTGTACAACAGGGATGGACTGGATTCGAATGTTGAATCCCTGTTCTATgcaagataataataaaaatactGCCAACAACCAAAAATCACATGACACGATCTCCATTGATTGCTGGGTCAACTCCCCCAGCAGTTCCACTCTCATCACCCTTcattttgatggcccaccaaatgcacacaTGTCACTCGTGTGTGGTCATCATGCATGACTGCCCATTTCAACCGACGCAGATTTCCTGTGGAAGCCTTTTGTAAGTTCCTACGgtggaaacctaagtggggcccaccgtgatgtttgtgagacatccaccctgtccattcattttgtacgTTCATTTCAAGACTTGAGCCCAAAAGTGATcaggatctaagactcaagtgagcTGCATTAAAGGACAagggggtagggaaattcctaccgttgaaaccttatttgGGGTCGACTgttatttacatgccatccatactgttcgtAACGTCAGTaggaactgaaaacacaaatattatactGAATCAAAACATCTGTGGACctatatttcaactgtggacattcaatcctcatgttttcggcccacttaagTATTGAATTCGGCTCATTTTTTGCTATGAataataaaatgatctcaaaaaatggatagatggtgtggatttctcacaaacatcacagtaggccttctTGAGGAAAGGCTTTCACGGGAAATCCGCTTCGTATTTCGACAGGACATCATGCGGATGTTTTGTAGCCCAAATATCAAAGAGACCTAGTAACCAGACGCACCCTAAGTATGGCCCACAAATGGACAGTCAGCAAAAAGTAGAGCAAAAGTAGATCAAAGGTCCACATTAAAAAGAAAATCGTGAACAACGCACAGGTTAAGATCATCCGATCCCGTCAATGTTCCACATGGTGTCCCACCAGACCAACGTTCCAGATCACATATCCACATGCATGGTGGCGCCCACACGTCTTTAAAATTCCAGGAATGGCGCGTCCGTGTTGTTTGTCCGGCTGACAGCTTTTAATAATTTCTTATGAATGCCGAGTGAGAGAGCCGACGTGCAAAACTCAACCCACGTATCCCATTCCCTCTCCCACCGCAGATATGATTtgagccctaaaatgatgcaACGAACTCATATTCTAATATTCCTTCTTCAATCTGAACAAATGTAGCAGGGAGATGAGATCTAAACCGTCAGTTATCTGTTTTCAATACTCAATGGGCCTctgtccaaaaatcacaatgtttTGACGATTCTGGCTCTTGAATTGGTGGCATGTACAAATCAACAATAAAAGGCAACATTCAGGAACGGCTATCATTAAGTGACGAAAAACCTACTTGTTAGATCACTAAGAGATTCTAATGAAACTTCATTTGCACCAAATCAGTACCTGATCCCACAAGATGgctggtttggatcatcatgcaCACGTGGCACGTGGGATGCAGGCAATATGAAGGAGCAAAAATGCTGTGACTCCAGATGCATATAATCTGATCCCTTCATATTAATCCACGTCAACACTTTAGGTTTAAGAAAGACAGAGGGTTAATTTCAactccaaccggttggaccattaTTTATGAACCACCCATCAACTAGCTTCCAATCAgtaattttttaatgaaaatccAATCCTTCAAATAGGTTTGTCCCACCATGAGGATGGTCTACTGTAAATATCTATTCCATCTATTCATTAATCGGGACACAACATAGAAAAATGCTATTAGCCATTGAAAATAACAAATGTAATTGTGTTCCAGGAAGTGAGTGGATGTGGATGATTTGTGCAGAAATTAATCTCAATGTTTGGATCAAcatattggacggattggatcgtGCATATACATGAATGGTTGGACGCTATTTGATGTGTGGACCGTAACCTGCGGTCCAACGATATGAGGTTGAAACCTTCTCTAAGAAATACATCCATgtcaatcccataccttccacAAAAAATATACTTCTCCTGTCTGAGGACATGGTCATCCAATTTATACCTATGCTAGATTGTGGTAAccattaaatggtggtgactctttcaTCTTACACGTGGGCATGGTTGTATGACAATTCCAaattgtggggtccatagtggATGGAGCATAGGCCAAAAATCTCACATGATGGAACAATCTGAACCAACCAAGTTGACCCAATGAATTTTACccttcattttaaccatccaattagtgtACACCAATGGATGGTTACTTTCACTCTACAATCCAATTTGGGCCATGATTGGATGTCCCAGATTTCCTTGCCTGTATTTCACATGTATACTGGATGAGTTCATCACCAATCCAAAATATAGTGGTGAATTATCACCGAAATCTTGTCCTAATCCACTGCTTAAAAAATCATTAGGAAGGTAGGTTCCATCCGGGGACAGACTTGCATTGACATGTTCAggaattccaaaactcaagtatataagcatgaattaggttacaTTCCATTACAGGATTCAGATTCTAATCACGCTTTGGATTCTATTAGAGTCATGGCTTCCAGGCTTCTCTTGAATTTCCTACTCCAAGTGGGAGTTCTTCTTTTCATCCTAGGATCAGCGAATTCACAAGGATTGCAAGTTGGATTCTACAAGAAGACATGTCCGAATGTGGAGGCTGTCATTAGAAAAACGACGGCTGAGTTCATCCAGCTAGCGCCTTCCCTAGCAGCTCCATTGTTAAGGATGCATTTCCACGATTGTTTTGTTAGGGTATGTTTGGAAGGGTTTAGGTCATTTTTGGATGCACTATCCAATTGAATTGCATTCATCAGTTAGATAAAGAGGCAATGACCAAGTTACAGTTACCATGGAATGCTCATAATGAGGAATGCAATTCTATTACTTTCAAATGTAGCTTGAAAGTAACATAGTAGCAATTTGGTCATTTTCGTTTTTATTTTTCGAGCTGGTAATTGCAATTTAATTCAATCGTGCATTCAAACATGGGCTTAGTAGAGAAGGAAAACATTATAAATATATCTCATGCATTGTCGTTCTTGATCTCATTTTATTCTATTATATTTATACTATGGTCACATTTGGATTTCTACAGTTTCAGATTTGAGAGGAATTTCAAAATTCATTTCCTGCTTTTAGATTTTTCCACTCTAATGAGAAAGATCTATGGCTTCCATCAGAACTCCCAGGTTCACTGACAACCACACTGGATCTACACttctcatcatgtgggtcccacaatggaaGAGCCCCTAGCCCACAAATTGGATTGGTTCTCTCATCAGTTGGACCAGTCATGTATGATTTAAAGTTCAATTTGTGGCCCACTAGTTGAGTGTTCCACCCTGATTCGTGGGCCAGTGGGCATGCCTGATGAGTGTCTCATATCTCACAGTGATGGGATATGTTGCTAATGTTCTCACAAGTGCAGTAATCAGTCACTTGGCAACATTTATCTGTGGCCCACTTAACAAGTTGCTTCTTCTATACAGGGATGTGATGGTTCCGTGCTCATAAATTCGACGGCGACGAACCAGGCAGAGAAATCTGCAATCCCAAATCTAACCCTGCGAGGGTTCCAAGTGATCGATGCCGTCAAGGCTGAAGTGGAGAAAGCGTGTCCGGGGATTGTTTCTTGTGCTGACATTTTAGCCCTTGTGGCCAGGGATGTAGTGAGTTTGGTAAGAAAATTTTCCATAGGTGGTTTTGTTTCGCTTGTTCATCACCAAaataaggccatgtttggatgcgCTACTGAAACAAATCGCAATAATTTAGTTCTATAAAGAGGAAATGATCAAATTGTAGTTGCATTCATTACTATCCATGTTGAGAGACTACTTCCTCAATGTGGATAGGATTTATATGATTATGGGCCAGAGGATAAGCGTATTTTCCATGTTCTTCTTACTTTTTAGATTGCCCTAGTGGGCATATGTGATCCGGATCATTGATACGATGGGTTCCTCCATGGATGGACAAAGCCCTTAAAATCTTCTTGAAATGAAAATCTCACCCCCTGTGTAGCTACAAATAAATAGTTATGATATGAATGCAGAAGCATgatgatgtaggacgtggcacaaatatattcctagcatggttggaccaaaagaaggtgaatcgtaaattagccataacttttgatccaagtatcgttatggggcgcacaacctatcaatttttACTGTAACGGGCTATTTAGGGTGAATCAACCCACAACGTGGGTCAtgtctgtccgtttcgtcagaaaacgtgcgctttcaactcaaaaatgaaattttaaggaaaaattattatttttagtaattttgatttttgtaatattttttatttcatttttaaagttttagattttttttttttcttttttaagaaataacttgtaatcatgctaggactcttctaacaaaagtttatttgaaaattttatttttagaaattaagctttAATTAAAAGAGTTTTACaataattatgatttttattagagttagaattttttgcctttttttttctaattaggAATTTTAGTTTAatgtttttctttattaatggtgtaaggagaaaCATaaacattagacaattatcaatcaatttacttctaatttatttagaatttatttctattttatccctcATAGAATCGAAAAACTCCGTGAGGAAACCAGAGAACTCCATGAATTCAGagcagttatccttgaggaagactgtGATCCACATCATCACTTCCATCCCTGCTTAAGTGCTAACTGTTGCATTGCTTAGATCTTTCAACCTGAGAGATTTTTCGTGAAATGGTCTATTTATAGTAGTGCCTATGATATGATATAAATGGTGTTGATTACAGAACCATGGCCCCCACTTGTACATAGCAAAGACCCAATAATTCTTTGCATAGCCTTGTGGCCTTGTGTCGTGGATCTTAAAATGTTGGGAAATTACAGTACATATGGACACTATATGCggatttcagtttgtacaagggACACATGGTTCAGAgttccagaccattggtctgatgGACCCAACGACAGATGGACCATGACCCAAAGATCTCCACAATAGGATACTCCTAAATTTCAGTTCATGGCATGAAATAGATTGTCAAGAAGAGAAATATAGTCATATACAATGATCAACAAAGAAAAAGCCCAAGATTAGTggttaagatcttccaatctggtgCTTTGTTTGGGTATGGTCCATCTGTGCCTTGTTAAATCAAACAAACAGCCTCAATCCCTGAACCATTGGGCCCActcattcaaactgaaaaatcagtgtATACAATGCGTATGCTTAATTAAGTTGGCTATTATATAATTCCTCCACAATTTCATCATTTCATCTAACTGAACTGAAATTTTCACTATTCAATTCACTTTCCCATCCCAACACATCCTAGACCTAGTTTTACTAACTGTCGAATGTCTATAGAGCATGGGACCAACTTGGCAAGTTCCGACGGGGCGAAGAGACGGACGGATTTCATTGGCCTCTGAAGCCTTGGCCAATCTACCCCCTCCATTCTTTAACATCACTGAACTGAAAGCTTCCTTTCAACAGAAAGGTCTATCTGTGAAGGACTTGGTAGTACTATCAGGTATGATGACAATTGAATCCTTTTTTTGTGACCATCTCCTATTGGAACTCAACCTGCAAAATGCAAATTCAACGTATAGCTTCATATGCCGACGAGTAAGCTACAACCACCTATTGGGTGGGCCTGACTATGTAATTCCCATGAAATCTACATAATGGGGCTAACATGATAAGTGGCTCAGATCTCAAATGATGCAAGATGAAGTCGTAAGTGCACCTAGGAGGGATTCCCTATTAGGTGCAAGTTCAACTACATTGATAAATACAAAAGAGATGTTAAAAACCAGTGCACTTTCATGGGACTGATGTCTATGTGAGACCACGTCGCTCATCAGGAGGCACCCACCGTGTGATTGCACCCATTCAAAAGAGAGTCTGGTCTACTTTCCTGTGGACCATGAATATATATCGAATGTGGACCTCAGGCCAATCATTTTGAGCCTTCCACATTATGATTAAGACCCACTTAATCTTTGTCATAGGCATcaaaatagtggggcccacctgatgtgcatcTAATGTCTCAAACTCACATGCCATCAGCACATTTGAGCTGTGATGCCAGTCTTGCTTGCATGGACCCTCCATTTTTACAAATAATCTTATTTGAGAACCATTCTACTCAGGCGCCCACACCATCGGCATCGGCCACTGCACGTCATTTGACAACCGCATCTACAACTTCACTGGGAAGGGTGATGTGGACCCCTCAATGGATCCCAATTATGTAATCAGGCTACGGGCCTTATGCCCAGAGGGGAATGTCACTGACTTTGTGGAGATGGACCCAGGAAGTTCGAAAATATTCGACACAGATTACTACAAGGTCGTGGCGAAAAGAAGAGGCCTCTTCCAGTCTGATGCTGCACTCCTTGACGATAATGAAACTAAAATCTACATTGGTCTCCAGATCAACTCTTACAATCCAAGCTTCTTCAGCGATTTTGGAGTGTCTATGGTGAAAATGGGCAACATCAGTGTCCTAACAGGCAATGCTGGCGAAATCAGGAAGAATTGTGCAGTGATTAACTGATCAACGGCTAGATTGTTCGAGTTGATGTAATCATTTGAGGCAATAAGCCAATGGTTTGCGAGATCTTCTACCAGATAGAAGATATATAGTCTGATtctattttatttctatatttgttTTCCAGTATCTATGAATAAGATTGTTGCTATTTTGTATTGTTAATCGTTATATGAGTGATGAAATGTTAATAAAATGTGGAAAAgctgttttttttaaatttattattattattcttttttaataTTGAAAATGCATGCAAGACAGCTAGGATGTTTATTAAGTCCCTGTTAGTGGTGGCAATAGGCCGGGCTATGGTCAGGCCTGCAGGGCCTTCCCTACCTTAGCCACCCCAATAACAAAAGGTAGTCCAATGGAAGGATTCTTTACCGGTATCCTATCCATTCATCATATGTCCCATTATATAAATGGTCTTGATTATCCAAGTATAATCTCCAATCGAAAAGTTCCTTTAAACTATGAATGCATGTTTGAACCGGAACTACTAACAAGTGGTTATTGAACATCTAAATATTATTTTCAGCCAAACCTCAGTTGGCATGGTAAATATGCTCTTGTAAATCCAATATAAAGATTAAATCTAAAAAGCCCACTTATTGAAAACTAATCTAGTTGATTTTCACAGTCAACCATATTGGGatttgcatccaaacaggccttaaaccATTTAATTCATTGTGTAAACGATACATAAATGATGATTGGACGGGTCAATGGGCTGAGTTGGGCACCTTACCCCAGCCCAGACATCAGGCTTAAATTTCAAACCCAGCCGGGTCCTTGGATCAATTTAAAGAGCTCAGGCCATTGGTGCTGCCTGGCCTATTGCCAACCCTAATACTCTTGGCATGCTTGCTCTAACCTAGAATTCAGGTTAGCtactcgtcaggtgggccacacatggataTTGAATATGTAACAGAAGATGCATGCCACCATGAGAAAACATGCTTATATTATGTGTTAGAATCCTTTTAATAGTTCAGCACCAGCGTAATGGTGTTGACTTTCCACCGCACACATGGTGTGGGTATATAATAATTGAGACCTTTCAACCATTGAGCAATTGTCAATGGACCATAGTTCGAAAATTACATTGACGATATGCTTATGACCATTCTTTTGATAGTCATCAATTGGATAATGAAAAAAAAGAGGAACGCGGattgcatgggttttatccacacagtccatcctttttttccgtGTCATTTCAGGCTATAAGAG
Proteins encoded in this window:
- the LOC131220548 gene encoding peroxidase 27-like, producing MASRLLLNFLLQVGVLLFILGSANSQGLQVGFYKKTCPNVEAVIRKTTAEFIQLAPSLAAPLLRMHFHDCFVRGCDGSVLINSTATNQAEKSAIPNLTLRGFQVIDAVKAEVEKACPGIVSCADILALVARDVVSLSMGPTWQVPTGRRDGRISLASEALANLPPPFFNITELKASFQQKGLSVKDLVVLSGAHTIGIGHCTSFDNRIYNFTGKGDVDPSMDPNYVIRLRALCPEGNVTDFVEMDPGSSKIFDTDYYKVVAKRRGLFQSDAALLDDNETKIYIGLQINSYNPSFFSDFGVSMVKMGNISVLTGNAGEIRKNCAVIN